The Rhodococcus rhodochrous DNA window CTGGCGCGCGCGACCGGCGAGAGCGCCTTCCTCTCCGCGCGACGGGGCGACGAGACCGTGTGTCTGGCGATGGAGGAGGGCAGCTTCCCGCTGCGTTCGCACGTGCTCCACATCGGGATCCGGTTCCCGCTCGGGGTGGCGTCGGCGGGGCTGGCGATCCTCGCGCACATGCCCGACCAGGAGATCGAGGCGTATCTGTCGCGGGCGGATCTCACGGAGAACTGGGGGCCGGACCATGCGCGACCCGCACTGGAGAAGCGCATCGAGGCGACACGGCTGGCCGGCTACGCCGTCAATCCGGCGCTGATCGTCGAGGGCAGTTGGGGAATGGGCGCCGCGGTGTTCGATCACCGCGGCGCCCCGACCTGGGCGTTGAGTCTGACCGGCGTGGAGAGCCGGTTCCGGCCCGATCGTGTGCCCGAACTCGGTGAGGCGCTGCTCGACAGCGCCCACCGTCTCACTCAGTTGTTGCGTCACCGTCCCCGGTGACGCGCGGTCATGCCGAGGCGGCAGCCGACGCGCGCTGCAGCACGCGCTCGGCGTGACGCAGCACCGGGGCGTCGACCATCTTCCCTTCGAAGTCGAAGACGCCGCGCTCCGATTCGGCGGCCTCGAGGACACGTCGCGCCCACGCCTCCTCCTCGGGGGTGGGCGCGTACGCCCGGCGGACGACGTCGACCTGGCTCGGGTGGATCGACACCTTGATGTCGAATCCGACCGCCACGGCGTCGAGGGCCTCCTCGTGGAGACCGTCGGTGTCCTTGATGTTCAGGTACACCGAGTCGAGCGCCCAGCGGGCGTGACCCTTCGCGGCGAGCAGGGTCACCGACCGGGCGTGTTGCGCGACCGCGCGGTACGTCCCGTCGGCGCGGCGGCTCGCGTTGCCACCGAGTCCGGCGACGAGATCCTCGGCACCCCACATCATTCCGAGTGTGTTCTCGGCGACGGCGATGTCTTCGACCGCGAGCACCCCGAGGGGCGACTCGATGAGCGCGACCACCTCGAGCGGTGCGAGCGAGCGCACCTCGTCGCCGCTCTCGCATTTGGGCAGCATGACCCGCGTGTACGACGTGCGGCGCAGCGCCTCGAGATCGGCCTCGTGGTCGGCCGTGCCCACCGGGTTGACCCGCACCACGGTGCGTTCGGGGTCGAGCGGCGTGGCGATCAGCGCCTCACGGGCGGCCTGCTTGTCGGCCGGTGCGACGGCATCCTCGAGGTCGATGATCACCACGTCGGAACGTTCGGCGGCCTTGGCGTAGCGCTCCGGGCGATCGGCGGGACAGAAAAGCCATGCGGGGCCGGGGAGTTCCCAGGTCATGTCGTGGGCCTCTTCTGGACGAGGGTCTTGCGCACGGCGACGGCGACGACATCGCCGTGCTGGTTGCGACCGGTGTGCTCGAGGGTGACGATGCCCTCCCCCGGCCGGCTCTTCGACTCGCGCTTGTCGACGATCTTCGTCTCGGCGTAGAGCGTGTCGCCGTGGAAGAGCGGCTTGGGGAAGGAGATCTCGGAGAATCCGAGGTTCGCGACGATCGTGCCCTGCGTGAGCTGGGCGACCGACAGTCCCACGATCGTCGAGAGCGTGAACATCGAATTGACCAGACGCTCACCGAAACTGGTCTCGGCGGCGTAGGCGGCGTCGAGGTGCAGCGCCTGCGTGTTCATCGTCTGCGTCGTGAACAGCGTGTTGTCGGCCTCGGTGATCGTGCGGCCGGGGCGGTGCTCGTAGATCGCGCCGAGTTCGAATTCCTCGAACCACAGGCCGCGCTGGACGATCCGCTTCTCCACGGTGGTGTCGGTTTCGCTCACAGTCCCAGCTCCCGTCCGATGAGCATGAGCTGCACCTCGGTGGTGCCCTCACCGATCTCGAGGATCTTGCTGTCGCGGTAGTGGCGCGCCACGGCGTATTCGTTCATGAAGCCGTAGCCGCCGTGGATCTGCGTCGCGTCACGCGCGTTGTCCATCGCGGCCTCGGACGCGACGAGCTTGGCGACCGCGGCCTGCTTCTTGAACGGCTTGCCGGCGAGCATCGCGGCGGCGGCGTCGTAGTAGGCGGTGCGTGCTGCGTGCGCACGTGCCTCCATGCGGGCGATCTTGAAGGCGATGGCCTGGTTGTTGCCGATCGGGCTGCCGAATGCCTCGCGTTCCTTGGCGTACTTCACCGATTCGTCGACGCAGCCCTGCGCGGCGCCGGTCGACAGCGCGGCGATCGCGATGCGGCCCTCGTCGAGGATGCGCAGGAAGTTGGCGTAGCCGCGGCCCCGCTCGCCGAGGAGGTTCTCCTCGGGCACCCGCACGTCGGCGAAGGTGAGCGGATGTGTGTCGGAGGCGTTCCAGCCGACCTTGTTGTAGGCGGGTTCGGCGGTGAAGCCCGGCGTGGAGGTCGGCACGAGGATCGTGGAGATCTCCTTCTTGCCGTTCTCCCGCACACCGGTGACGGCGGTGACGGTCACCAGCGAGGTGATGTCGGTGCCGGAGTTGGTGATGAACTGCTTGTTGCCGTTGATGATCCACTCGCCGTTCTCGAGCTTGGCGGTGGTCTTCGTGCCTCCGGCGTCGCTGCCCGCACCCGGCTCGGTGAGACCGAAGGCGGCGAGGTTGCGACCGCTCGCGAGCTGCGGCAGCCACTCCTGTTTCTGCTTCTCGTTGCCGAAGCGGTAGATCGGCATCGCACCGAGCGAGACACCGGCCTCGAGGGTGATGGCGACGGACTGGTCGACCTTGCCGAGTTCCTCGAGTGCGAGGCACAGCGCGAAGTAGTCGCCGCCCATGCCGCCGTATTCCTCGGGGAACGGCAGGCCGAACAGGCCCATCTCGGCCATGCCCTGCACGACCTCGTAGGGGAACGAATGCTCGGCATCGTGCTTGGCCGCGACCGGCGCGACCACCGTGCGGGCGAAGTCCGCGACGGTCTTGCGCAGCTGCTCGTACTCGTCGGGAAGTTGGCCGGTGGCCAGGTATTCCGTCATGACTGTGCCTCTTCCGTGTCGGCGTGCGGGGTGACCCGCGCGAGAAGTTGATCGACCTTGACCTGCTCACCGGCGGCCGCGAACAGTTCGACGGTGCCGTCGATGGGGGCGGTGAGCGAATGTTCCATCTTCATGGCCTCGACGACGACGAGCGTCTGCCCGGCCGTGACGGTGTCGCCGGATGCGACGGACACCGCGATGACGGCGCCGGGCATCGGGCTGGTGATGTCGGCGTCGCCGGCGTGCGCGTCGTCGCCGCGCACCGATGCCTCGCGCACCTCGCGGACGGCGACGCTGCCGTGGCCGTCGGAAAGCCAGACCACACCGTCGGATTCGCCGACGCGGTAGCTGTGACGCCGGCCGTCGAGCACGACCGCCAGATCGGAGCCGTGCAGCACGGCGCTGAACCGGTAGGTCTCGCCGTCCTCGACCTCGGCGACACCGGCCGCCGGGGTTCCGGTCAGGCGCACGTGTGCGGTGCGGTCGCCGGAGGTGAGCCGCGACGTGACGGGGCGGTG harbors:
- a CDS encoding IclR family transcriptional regulator — encoded protein: MSSDARGQLVTRIAALLRTVSSHEPKGVTTSEVARSTDLARPTVHRLLSSLADEGLVDRDPASGRWALGPELYLLGSLASVRYDITDLAGDVLRDLARATGESAFLSARRGDETVCLAMEEGSFPLRSHVLHIGIRFPLGVASAGLAILAHMPDQEIEAYLSRADLTENWGPDHARPALEKRIEATRLAGYAVNPALIVEGSWGMGAAVFDHRGAPTWALSLTGVESRFRPDRVPELGEALLDSAHRLTQLLRHRPR
- a CDS encoding HpcH/HpaI aldolase/citrate lyase family protein: MTWELPGPAWLFCPADRPERYAKAAERSDVVIIDLEDAVAPADKQAAREALIATPLDPERTVVRVNPVGTADHEADLEALRRTSYTRVMLPKCESGDEVRSLAPLEVVALIESPLGVLAVEDIAVAENTLGMMWGAEDLVAGLGGNASRRADGTYRAVAQHARSVTLLAAKGHARWALDSVYLNIKDTDGLHEEALDAVAVGFDIKVSIHPSQVDVVRRAYAPTPEEEAWARRVLEAAESERGVFDFEGKMVDAPVLRHAERVLQRASAAASA
- a CDS encoding MaoC family dehydratase, which produces MSETDTTVEKRIVQRGLWFEEFELGAIYEHRPGRTITEADNTLFTTQTMNTQALHLDAAYAAETSFGERLVNSMFTLSTIVGLSVAQLTQGTIVANLGFSEISFPKPLFHGDTLYAETKIVDKRESKSRPGEGIVTLEHTGRNQHGDVVAVAVRKTLVQKRPTT
- a CDS encoding acyl-CoA dehydrogenase family protein encodes the protein MTEYLATGQLPDEYEQLRKTVADFARTVVAPVAAKHDAEHSFPYEVVQGMAEMGLFGLPFPEEYGGMGGDYFALCLALEELGKVDQSVAITLEAGVSLGAMPIYRFGNEKQKQEWLPQLASGRNLAAFGLTEPGAGSDAGGTKTTAKLENGEWIINGNKQFITNSGTDITSLVTVTAVTGVRENGKKEISTILVPTSTPGFTAEPAYNKVGWNASDTHPLTFADVRVPEENLLGERGRGYANFLRILDEGRIAIAALSTGAAQGCVDESVKYAKEREAFGSPIGNNQAIAFKIARMEARAHAARTAYYDAAAAMLAGKPFKKQAAVAKLVASEAAMDNARDATQIHGGYGFMNEYAVARHYRDSKILEIGEGTTEVQLMLIGRELGL